The genomic region GCCGGGCGCCGATGAACATCCTGGTCCGCTATCGCCACGATGCCGGGCTCGGCGCGGGGATCCGCCGGCGCCTACGGGCGCTGCCGCCGGCCGACTGGCCAGATTTCGAGGCACTGGCCGGCCAGCTACGCCTGCCTGCCTCGACCTTGCGTCGCCGCCTGCGCGAAGAAGGCCAGAGCTATCGGATGATCAAGGACGAGATCCGCCGTGATCTCGCCCTGGGTTGGCTGACCAACTCCGACCGCGACGTCAGCGACATCGCCGCTGCGCTCGGCTTCGCCGAGCCGAGTGCCTTTCACCGGGCATTCCGCAAATGGATGGCGGTCAGTCCTGGCGAGTATCGGCGGGTTGGCTGCAGGGGCGGAGCCGCTGTCTCCACCGCATGAGCGCCGCGCAGCAAAAATGTAGGGCGGATAAGCGTAGCGCAATCCGCCATTGCAAAGCGCTGTAAGGTAATCGGCTTCCATTGGCGGATTGCGCTACGCTTATCCGCCCTACAATTACTTCCCTTATCTTTTCGTCAATCCATGCACCAACAGGTCCAGTTGCGCGGCCTGCAGCGACGCCACGTCCGGGGCGGCCGGGCCCAGGATCATTTGCCAGACCGAAGCCGTGATCACCGGTGCGATCACCGTCTCGGCGAGGCCCGGCGTCGTGCCCACTTCCGCCCGGAATTCTCCCGATTCCGCCCCCGCCCGCAGCACGGTGGCGACGATCCGGAAGGCGCGCGCGAGTACGTCTTCCTGGTAGAGATTCGCCAGTTCGGGGAAGCGTTCGGCCTCGGTGACGATCAGGCGGAACAGGGCCCGTTCCTGGGGGGCGGCGGCTACGCGGGCGTAGGCCAGGGCCAGGAGCAAGCGGAGCAAGTCGCAGGCCGGGCCGCGGAATTCCGCCACCAGTCGCTCCGCCTCTTCCAGCACCGGCTGGATGCGTGCCTGGACGGTTGCCCGGAACAGGGCGGCCTTGGACGGGAAGTAATGGTAAATCAACCCTTTGGCGATTCCGGCGCGCAGCGCGACCGCGGCCATGCTGGCGCCGGCGTAGCCGCGTGCGGTGAATTCTCCGAGAGCCGCCTCCAGGATCTGGGGCATGCGCTCCGCGGGCGCGAGGCGCCGGCGCGTGTGGTTTTCAACCGTGGCCGCGCCTTGCGCATCCACCATGCGACGTCCTTCTCCAGGGTGATTGACCTTCCGGTCAACAACCTTAGATACGCGGC from Rhodovastum atsumiense harbors:
- a CDS encoding TetR/AcrR family transcriptional regulator, which produces MVDAQGAATVENHTRRRLAPAERMPQILEAALGEFTARGYAGASMAAVALRAGIAKGLIYHYFPSKAALFRATVQARIQPVLEEAERLVAEFRGPACDLLRLLLALAYARVAAAPQERALFRLIVTEAERFPELANLYQEDVLARAFRIVATVLRAGAESGEFRAEVGTTPGLAETVIAPVITASVWQMILGPAAPDVASLQAAQLDLLVHGLTKR